A single region of the Silene latifolia isolate original U9 population chromosome 8, ASM4854445v1, whole genome shotgun sequence genome encodes:
- the LOC141597051 gene encoding IQ domain-containing protein IQM1-like, with product MGLSISLLVSAWHELLTQKLFSMVSNGSPTPRTRELYLRRIGSLRRTESITKKTHQSPTIGESNDIPKMAVQKSSSLRDQKPENIVLEKSPSFNTLVQEYDPKGLCRSSVNGLLHKPLPAITLPEPAIMFSPRPVSELDAAAVKLQKVYKSYRTRRNLADCAVVVEELWWKALDFASLKRSSVSFFNNDKQETAVAKWARATTRVAKVGKGLSKNEKAQKLALRHWLEAIDPRHRYGHNLHIYYDVWFNSESSQPFFYWLDIGDGKELNLEKCSRIKLQKQCIKYLGPKEREVYEVIVEDGKLVYKQTGDLLETVDDCKWIFVLSASRSLYVGQKKKGQFQHSSFLAGAATTAAGRLVAHAGVLEALWPYSGHYLPTEENFKEFISFLKDNNVDLKNVKKYAYNDETSFKVLEDEDTPEKTVDEEAIPTVEDSTSDIHITTNDRSEEPVFSLARRLSCKWVTGNGPRIGCVRDYPLDLQTRALEQVNLSPRVNPGSFINTGPIPSPRPSPKVRVSPRLAYMGLPSPRTQMAAA from the exons ATGGGATTATCAATTTCATTACTGGTTTCAGCTTGGCATGAACTTTTGACTCAAAAACTCTTTTCAATGGTCAGTAATGGAAGTCCAACTCCAAGAACAAGAGAGTTATATTTAAGAAGAATAGGGAGCTTAAGGAGAACAGAATCAATTACTAAGAAAACCCATCAATCTCCAACAATTGGAGAATCAAATGATATTCCAAAAATGGCGGTACAGAAATCGAGTAGTTTAAGAGATCAGAAGCCTGAAAATATAGTACTTGAAAAGTCCCCTTCATTTAACACCCTAGTTCAAGAGTATGATCCTAAAGGGTTGTGTAGGTCAAGTGTGAATGGTTTACTTCACAAACCATTGCCTGCAATTACTCTGCCTGAGCCCGCGATCATGTTCTCTCCTAGGCCGGTTTCTGAGCTTGATGCTGCTGCTGTTAAGCTTCAGAAAGTGTATAAGAGTTATAGGACTCGACGAAACCTTGCTGATTGTGCTGTTGTTGTTGAAGAACTATG GTGGAAGGCACTAGACTTTGCATCACTTAAGAGGAGCTCGGTGTCTTTCTTTAACAATGACAAGCAAGAGACCGCGGTGGCCAAATGGGCAAGGGCAACAACAAGAGTTGCAAAG GTGGGAAAAGGTTTGTCAAAGAATGAGAAAGCACAAAAGTTAGCCTTGAGACATTGGCTTGAAGCT ATTGACCCACGCCATAGATATGGTCACAACTTGCACATATATTATGATGTCTGGTTTAACAGCGAAAGCAGCCAGCCTTTCTTTTACTG GTTGGATATAGGAGACGGTAAAGAGTTGAATCTTGAGAAATGCTCGAGGATCAAGTTACAAAAGCAATGCATCAAGTATCTTGGACCG AAAGAAAGGGAAGTATATGAAGTGATAGTAGAAGACGGGAAGCTTGTATACAAACAAACAGGTGACTTACTCGAGACTGTAGACGACTGCAAATGGATATTCGTGCTCAGCGCATCAAGATCCTTATACGTGGGTCAAAAAAAGAAAGGACAGTTCCAACATTCCAGTTTTCTAGCAGGTGCTGCTACTACTGCTGCTGGTAGATTAGTTGCTCATGCAGGAGTTCTTGAG GCTTTATGGCCATACAGTGGCCATTATCTTCCAACAGAAGAGAATTTCAAGGAGTTCATTAGCTTCCTCAAAGATAACAATGTCGACCTGAAAAATGTCAAG AAATACGCATATAACGATGAGACTTCATTCAAAGTTCTTGAAGACGAAGATACTCCAGAGAAAACGGTTGATGAAGAGGCTATACCAACAGTGGAAGACTCTACAAGCGACATCCACATCACGACAAACGACCGATCAGAAGAACCCGTCTTTAGCTTGGCCAGGCGATTATCCTGCAAATGGGTTACTGGCAATGGCCCAAGAATCGGTTGTGTCAGGGACTACCCATTGGACCTACAAACACGAGCCCTGGAACAAGTCAACCTGTCACCGCGTGTTAACCCTGGGTCATTCATTAATACCGGCCCAATTCCTTCTCCTCGGCCTAGCCCCAAGGTTCGCGTGTCCCCTAGGCTCGCGTACATGGGTTTACCTAGTCCAAGAACACAAATGGCTGCAGCTTAA